The nucleotide window CTTGTTATTCAATGCGTAGTTGATATATTTTCAGCACATTCCCCTCTTTCTTGAAGAGCATATTTACCCGGAAAGAAGAAGTAACTGTAGTAAGTTGCCCCACAATAAAGGAAACATTGGCACGAGATCCCTGATGGAGAATCTCAAAAGATTTAGTTGGCTGTTTGGCAAAAAAATCGGCTACATGATTGCGAGCCTGAACTTTGGGATAGGTATCATCCAACCCGGGAAGCACAAGTTCTACGCTGTTGCAAAAATAAGCCGATAGTGCGGTTGCATTCTTGGCATTGAAGGCAGCTGCAATAGACGCACTCTGGCTTTCAAAGCTTTGTGCGTTACAAAACTGAGCACTTACGAGCGTAGTCAGTACAATCGATAAAAGTGCAATACACCGCTTCATAATCTATTGTTTTTGAATTGTAAATTGCAGTGCAAAGGTACGCACTTTTACACCAAATAGCAAGTTAAAACAGCGTTCCCTGTGGATTGACGGGAGTTGCAGAGGTTGGCTCCTGCCCTATCATCGCCAGAAACTCTTCTTCATTAACAATTGCCACGCCCAACGCTTTGGCTTTCTCCAGTTTGGCAGGCCCCATATTGGCTCCAGCCAGAATAAATGAAGTTTTAGCCGATACAGATCCGGTTTCCTTGCCGCCGTTTTGCTCAATCAGAGCCTTGTATTCGTCGCGGGAGTGATGGGTAAACACTCCACTCACAACGACAACCTTACCTTCGAGTAAAGAGCTTTTGGCTGCAAGTTTAGCCTCCGAAGCAACCAATTGCAGGCCATATTCCTTCAGGCGTTCGATCAATGTCCGGTTACGTTCGTCGGCAAAATAGTCAACCACGCTTTGAGCAATACGTTCGCCCACATCGCGTACGGCAGCCAATTCGTCCTCTTTGGCCTGCGCCAATACTTCGATACTTCCGAAAGCTTGCGCCAGCGTCTTAGCCACCTTTTCACCCACAAAGCGAATGCCCAGTGCAAACAGTACCCGTTCAAACGGTACCTGTTTGGAAGCTGCAATGCCTTCTATCATGTTCTGAGCCGACTTCTGCCCCATCCGTTCCAGACCGACAATCTGCGGCACTTTCAACAGATAGAGATCGGCAATATTTTGAATCAGACCCTGCTGATAGAGCAGATCGACTGTTTCGGAACCAATGCCGTCGATATTCATCGCCTTACGACTGATAAAATGCTCGATTTTTCCTTTGATTTGAGGCGGACAACCATTCTCGTTTGGACAATACCAGGCCGCTTCGCCTTCGTTGCGTTGCAGTTCGGTGCCGCAATCGGGACAATGGGCAATGAATTGGATCCGTTCGCCGGCCTTTGCCCGCTGCTCCAAATCGACGCCCACAATTTTCGGAATAATCTCACCTCCCTTTTCCACAAAGACCGAGTCACCCAAATGCAGATCGAGGTTTTCGATAAAGGCGGCATTGTTCAGCGTTGCCCGTTTCACGGTAGTTCCGGCAAGCAAGACAGGTTCGAGATTGGCCACCGGAGTAACTGTTCCCGTTCGCCCCACCTGAAACTCCACGCTCTTGAGCACCGTAGAT belongs to Paludibacter jiangxiensis and includes:
- a CDS encoding DUF4783 domain-containing protein, whose product is MKRCIALLSIVLTTLVSAQFCNAQSFESQSASIAAAFNAKNATALSAYFCNSVELVLPGLDDTYPKVQARNHVADFFAKQPTKSFEILHQGSRANVSFIVGQLTTVTSSFRVNMLFKKEGNVLKIYQLRIE
- the ligA gene encoding NAD-dependent DNA ligase LigA; its protein translation is MSDLISSPVGRSGGALVQQQIETLRRELHDHNYRYYVLSQPSISDYEFDMKLKELQQLEAAHPEFFDPSSPTQRVGSDLAKEFERVAHRYPMLSLGNTYSESEVADFFNRAAKLIDEPFEIVCELKFDGVSISLSYEDGVLVRAVTRGDGVNGDDVTANVKTIRAIPLRLQGDDYPASFEIRGEILLPWESFDRMNKEREEQEEALFANPRNAASGTLKLQNPAEVAKRQLDTYLYYLLGENLPCDGHYENLQKAKSWGFKVSDAMRKCNSMDDVFDFIHYWDKERSKLPVATDGIVLKINSLRQQQELGFTAKSPRWAVAYKYQAEQVSTVLKSVEFQVGRTGTVTPVANLEPVLLAGTTVKRATLNNAAFIENLDLHLGDSVFVEKGGEIIPKIVGVDLEQRAKAGERIQFIAHCPDCGTELQRNEGEAAWYCPNENGCPPQIKGKIEHFISRKAMNIDGIGSETVDLLYQQGLIQNIADLYLLKVPQIVGLERMGQKSAQNMIEGIAASKQVPFERVLFALGIRFVGEKVAKTLAQAFGSIEVLAQAKEDELAAVRDVGERIAQSVVDYFADERNRTLIERLKEYGLQLVASEAKLAAKSSLLEGKVVVVSGVFTHHSRDEYKALIEQNGGKETGSVSAKTSFILAGANMGPAKLEKAKALGVAIVNEEEFLAMIGQEPTSATPVNPQGTLF